The genomic DNA CTATGTATGTCGGTTTAAAAATAGGAAAAAACGCGAAAGTGAGcgtatatttgttattttagcgGGTAAGTATCAGTGTTTGTCATAGAAGTGGTGTGTGGTGTATTGTTagtcaaagcaaataaaaatattatataatatatcaaatacatatatggattGGAGGTTTACGTAGCAACAGTAACAGGTCTGAATTGTGCTGAAATTACTGGACTACGGTTCATGGATTTGAATAAAAGCGTTAAATGACAAGTTACATTAGTAAGtttaatttcaaatacaaaaataacaaatactaatttccatataaaatataacatataacaaacCTTAGTTAGAATATGTTTCTTCGTAAGCAATTCTGTAATAGTTCCATTAAAGTCGTAAATGTGATAACGAACACGTTTCATTCATGTTGAATAATTGATTGCTTCGGAATATTTGTTTTCTGCTAATCCTCTTGAACTTCTTAGTTTGAGGCTACTTCATTGATGTTAATTACACACAGCAAAACTCATAACTTTTCCGCGtacattttaataaactttaaacTTATTGATCCAAACTATACAATATTCTTATTGGTATTTTATAtcacaattattatttatatatttctaaaaaattaactgaaacaCTTTTGGTTTGGtttaataaattcacaaaaaaccGCGCAACTTGTCACAACACAAATAAGCAAACGCGGAAGAAACGAAAGAGAGATCAAAACAAAATCCATAATACCaaccacaaatttatatatatatgtaatatacctTCTATGCGTATAaggtacacatatgtagagcaaaATTTACCGATAttgcaattataatttttttataagttatatatatattataaaataataacagaaaacgtatataatatatatacatttataatataaatacgttCTCtggagtaaccctccgtcaagtgaataattttgacaatcggtaaattctctataatatacgttctctgataataaTTCAACTATTTGATCTGtaaattttactataattttattttatttttttaattcttgtgGCAACCATTGTTTGCATGTAAACATATGATTCTGACagttctttatttattaattgatatctatagattttaacatttgcagttggttagaaattaaataaagtcaTGTCGTGTACAAAACTTTCCAATGGACTGCAACTTTTAAGTCGTAATTCGACAAGCCGTGCTCTTAGTTCTTCGGTAGTCAATTCATGGCGCAACTACAGCAACTCGCGTAGTGATGTAGAAACTTCCACTCACACTGGGCAGGTACATTCAACCATCGGTCTATTACGCAAACATTATACACATTTTCTACTTCGTTTTTACAtacacttaataaaatattgcatttttataattAGGTTTTTGACAAAAATGATTATCGCAATGTTCGATTCGTTAATGCCAAACGCTATGTTAATGAAAATTGGGGTATTAAATTGATCGATGAAGTACCTCCAATTGAAGTTACAGATCGTGTTGTTTATTGTGATGGTGGTGATGCAAACTTGGGTCATcctaaaatttacataaatttggtAAGcggatataaatttattttataaaagaatgaatgaaattgaaaaaaaaaatgtttgtgtttttctAATCCAGGATAAACCGGGACCACAAATCTGCGGCTATTGTGGCCTTAGATTCGTTAAGAAAGATGGACACCAccattaaattattgtttttggaaAAAGATGACTATGAGAAAATGCACGTGGGATAATTGTTAATTTGCATTGTCtcagaataaatataaaataaaaaattcggtGGATTTTGATTTAGtcgtgtaaatataatatttgtttaatattgatTATTGAGTTGAGCGTTTTATAACAGGTACAAATACTAATAAATTTGAGAGCAATAATAGATTAAGAGTTTTATCTGTTGGCATatgaatatatggtatatgtgtgaATTTCAAAGAAACAATCCGTATTACGCCATTTGGTAAGCAAAGAGTAAACTTTTCTGGATATATTTTTGTAGACATGTATTTCTTAAGAGGTTTACCTTGTAAAAGACGTCGGGCTGTTAAATGCCAaacttcaaattgtttttttttcttgaaattaaaaaatgttttctacaaaatttttaaaaaattctctcAAATATAAGAGATTTGTAAATTTTCCTTTGATTCGTATGCGCAGTGATCTAAAGGAAGTAACACATACTGGACAAGtaatatagaatatattatatatatgtattatatgttaatattaatcctacatatatacatacatatgtatatggactATCTATACAGGTATGGGAAGAGGATGACTACCGCAATGTACGCTTTACGAACGCTAAACGTTGGGTCAATAAGAACTGGGGCGTTAAATTGGcccataaaattgaaactacaGTAACTCCTAAACGTGTAGTATATTGTGAGGGCGAAGGTCCACTAGGTCATCCCAGGGTCTACATATGTTTggtaaattaaatgtttataaaccTAAAACAACAAGTAATTGTGATTTTTCCAGGATAAACCTACTAAGCATTGGTGTCATTATTGTTTGAAATCTTTTGTAAAAACAGAACATGCGGCGGCGGTACTTGGGAAGAAGCCtaagtgaattaaaaaaaaaattattttgtaaggAAATTGACTCTTTTTACAACACAGTCTATTTGTCTGCTCAATTTATATGTACTACTAAAACCAGagcttaatatatacatatacatatttttatattcagagGAAATAAACCccgcaaataaattatatacaaatataaaacaattttaattgcaCATGTAAGTAGGATATATATTTCAAGTGGTtttaagtaaatacaaatagctgtgtgataaattatatttgcaacggtattaatgtatgtatgtaaaacacTTAAAGATGCTTTACAAATAACCAAATCAGATATGGCATACAAATTTTAAGAAACAATCCTTAACTTAGTTAATTTACTTGGTACACAGCATTTATGCATGtccatacatataaaaaaaaagcttaaactcccaaaacaaatatttatacattgacaaagcataaatgtatgtaagcatgtatattttaaaaaatataaaaaataagttttttgaatttcgtgaaaatttttaaaactatattttacacagttaacattaaaattactacaaaataataTCAAAGTCTTTATGGTTGCCAATAGGTATTTTCATATGAAAAACAAACGTTTATAGCTAAATGATACAGGCGCTAATGCGCATTTGAGAATGAATATTAACTTAGATGaaggatatataatatatatgtatatagcataggtatatatgtatgtatattgatgtTATATTTAAACATCTTTCTTTGTTCTTGCACTTTAGATGGATTTCATTGAAACTCAGTACTGCAGTATCCCAATATTCACATTCTCACAAACAACATTTAGAACGTATATGATAAAAGTAATTATTGAGATATCATCGCGCTCAAATTTCTTCAATTTAAAGCAACCACACTTAGAAAAATCCATACCACGAATTAATTCGTGCTAACTAAagaatcaaagaaaaaatacttttgtgTAATATTCATCGCTGTCAATAGTTGTCGCTAAACGAACCGTCATTTAACATATTCTGAGCCAACTTACTACTttcgcatattttttattaaaatactacCGAATTCTAACTACACTGTCCTTCAATGTAGCTAAGCATTTGCGCGACTCTTtcgtttgtgtatatatgttaaacGTAAATCGtttcaacaaataaacaattctCGTTTTCTCATCCTCTCGCTGATGCCAGCGTTCATCAAACAATTCTAGTGAATTCATACGATTGCAGGTTCAATTGTTTGATCCAGAGATATACGTCCCCGAAATAAAGTTCTGTTTACGCTCCATGAAGATGCTCgtaatcaaattaaaatattaagatatacGAAATAAATTCCATGAAAACAGTACAGAACCAGTATAGAATTGTACACTTGAGATTATAGACGATTGAATGTGTAGCATCAAAAAGTGAACATCCTATGTAAATCGTTTACACAATTCCAATTTACATCAAAAGATGAACAAATATTAATGCCAAATTCACCTGTGTACGTCTACCATACTGTTTCTGTATATGTTTCGGTTATACGTGTGGATGCTGCGGTCATccgtgttgttgctgttattattgctgccgctgctgctctTGCAATGCTATCTGCTATCTGTAGCCTCAATTGAATTTCATCTAAAACACCAAACACTTAAGGATCTAGTTACTAATACATAGTATATCTGAATTTGAATATAGACGGGTAATAAGTTGCCAACAAGGATTCGGCCAATAAGCACCACTGGTCACCAGAGGTTCCTTGGTACGGCGTAACCTTCTTTTGTTACGTAAATATTGCGATCCGAATACTCTTCGGACTTGGCGATGCCACCATCCTTTTGTTTAATTACACCGGAACCGCCAGCGTTATCGTATGTGGTAATTGTTTCTGATTTTCCATCAATGGTACgtgttatagttgttgttgtattaccTTGGGAGTCCTTGGTAACCTTCGTAGTCTCATAACTACCATCCGGTTTACGTATAGTTTTAGACATTACGCTCTGGCTGAACAATTTCGGACCCTATAGCagcacagaaaaaaatttctttttgtaggagtgtatataaatataaatatattacacccaaataaaaatgaattaagtAGGTAAGATTTGTGGAATCTACTTTATAAATTCCTTATTTGAACCAAGAAATGTTTTTGTACACCTAATGGGTGCAATTTTAAGCGTTGGAACTTTCAACATTATGAACTGCTACATACCTGATAAGTTCCTTCAAAAACTCCTCCACCAAATGGTGCTGATCCACGTGGTATCATGGGAGTCATTGGTGTCATCATATCGGGCCGAGTGCGCGGCATACGTGGCTGCTTCGGGGCGTCATCACTGTCTAGGGTACCATgtattttacccaaaattttctCCTCGTCGCTCAATTTTTGTTTACGTATAGGATTACGAATAGCCTTGTTGTCGTTGCGTGGTAAAATGTTGGGCAATTCCTCATTGGGTGATAAGCGTTGCATTAGGGAATGCAACTGATCAGCATAAAttctacaataattttttttttaataccattGTATcggttttatattttgtattagtAATTCACTTACTCGCCATCTAGATCAGTGTCCATTATTTCTGCTTTCTTCTTTTCAAACTcttttaaaatatcaatattttcaaagccTGGCTTTAAAAAGTCCTCCTTCAAATCTTTGTCAATTTTAACATCACCATCTATATAGGTATGTccagaattttgtataattaaaaatttatttattagataAACACATTTTAATCAATTAGTTACCTTCAAATTCATTAACTGCCTCCAAAATTTGCTGCATTTGTCTCTCGAAGTGCTTTTGCAGCTCTACAGGATTTGTGAATATTTGAAAAGCAAACTTGCGGTTATCATCAAACAGCTCGTCGTCTGTTTCTGCTTCTTCGAACCACTGCGGCTTCCGAAACTCGTCCTTTGCAGTTGCACTATCgagtagaaaaaaatttttgaaatcaagatttccataaattttaatatctaaCTACTTTAAATATTCTAGagcagattttttttaataatagtggcgcttattcaaataaaaaacacgCTGGCAACACTCGAAGGATATACTGCAATATGCGCAGCCTCCGAATATTGGCCTGGCCAAAGTATCTACCCAAGTATATAATTTGCACATTATCGATCGCAAgtcttttcattttaataatatagaaaaattacGGTATACTGCAATAACTTACTCACAAGTTATCAtctaatatgcatacatatgtttgccCGATGGTAATTTCACTTACTCTTCCTTACGGTCGGTTCCGTTCAAGCTTGATGATTCCTTTTCGTTCATTTTGAACATTTTACGCAAGATATCcattttttgcacttttcaaGCACCGCTACAACGACCAACACAGTAGAATTGAATCCGAATAGAACGTCACACGACGACCACACAATCAGAattaagttcaaataacaaTCACAAGTATGTTTATCACAATACTATTTCGCCACTCAATAGCGTCCAAACACTGGTTTTTTTGaatagtaatatattatatatttttttattttgcttgatGTTGCAACTAATCTTTAAAACTCTTGATTGCACTGATAGGAAAAGAATTTGCTCGAAATTTTCTCTATGCTGTCActttttatctttttcaaccTTTCCTACCGTTCCGTTCTCTTGCTTACGTTTTGAAGATGTATTCGCCTTCTTCTCATAAAAACTGACAGCCGCCTATCCGTCGTTGGTGCGTAAAAAATGGGTAATGTTTTGGGAAAATATAAAGCTGATAATGATTGTTTTGGGAAATTTTATGCGCTTTCTGCAACTGCCACCGTCAAGGGAACGTAAAATTAGGCACAACTGTTAATTTTGACCGCtttccaaatattaaaatttcaagcaaacgtATGCATATGGATGTCGATAATGCAGAGTTgaacattaaaacaaaaattatttttgtcagctgtacaaaaatttataaaacaacacAATCGAAATGAGTGTTTTCCATTATACCGAATATGATTAGCTTCTTGGTAATGGATAAATCTAATtcgttaaaatataatttttcttatgaATGGCAGCATcgccatatatgtgcatatgtattaaaattaaaaccattAAATATGAATTAACGTATTATATTAAACGAAACGTTTATGGTACATTCTAAAATGATCATATGTAGccacaaaaatacttttttgcaaatataaagtacagtaaagtaaaaatatttataataccaCCTTTAGTAtaccttttgtttttgtatgtacatatatgcccATAAACTACATTTCGAATAAAATgcgcaataataaattttggaaaaaagaaatttataaataaacttacAAATAATTTGTACCTGCATATATGTACTTtgatacatacaaatgtatacataaacatTATTATGAGACACGCAGTATTGTGAAACATTTCATCAATTCATTGAATAACTTATAACTATATGCATATGTGagtacttata from Bactrocera oleae isolate idBacOlea1 chromosome 3, idBacOlea1, whole genome shotgun sequence includes the following:
- the ND-13A gene encoding NADH dehydrogenase [ubiquinone] iron-sulfur protein 6, mitochondrial, whose protein sequence is MSCTKLSNGLQLLSRNSTSRALSSSVVNSWRNYSNSRSDVETSTHTGQVFDKNDYRNVRFVNAKRYVNENWGIKLIDEVPPIEVTDRVVYCDGGDANLGHPKIYINLDKPGPQICGYCGLRFVKKDGHHH
- the LOC106620282 gene encoding uncharacterized protein, translating into MDILRKMFKMNEKESSSLNGTDRKEDATAKDEFRKPQWFEEAETDDELFDDNRKFAFQIFTNPVELQKHFERQMQQILEAVNEFEDGDVKIDKDLKEDFLKPGFENIDILKEFEKKKAEIMDTDLDGEIYADQLHSLMQRLSPNEELPNILPRNDNKAIRNPIRKQKLSDEEKILGKIHGTLDSDDAPKQPRMPRTRPDMMTPMTPMIPRGSAPFGGGVFEGTYQGPKLFSQSVMSKTIRKPDGSYETTKVTKDSQGNTTTTITRTIDGKSETITTYDNAGGSGVIKQKDGGIAKSEEYSDRNIYVTKEGYAVPRNLW